In Sulfurisphaera javensis, a single genomic region encodes these proteins:
- a CDS encoding DUF364 domain-containing protein, with amino-acid sequence MILDEIIEELKFAIKGKKLINTCVGVSFTASLINDGSLGIAHTVLDGDNSLAGDLMGMDLEEIVNSLKNNSIERSILLSILNAVSDIPNPTEGDPLDTLEGGKLCVFGYSPKVDTTKFSSIVAYDFVANKEANLGKIIIKPFSSFSSEVCDSTVIFGSALVNGTIDKIVKSISTNNLILEGISSVYAPKTLKNYGFSMIGKIVAIDKMKAFRIICEGGSPIKLSTYTKKIYVKIS; translated from the coding sequence ATGATTTTAGATGAGATTATCGAGGAATTAAAGTTTGCTATTAAAGGTAAGAAATTAATAAACACTTGTGTTGGTGTTTCTTTTACAGCTTCTTTAATAAATGATGGAAGCTTAGGGATTGCACATACTGTATTAGATGGAGATAATTCATTAGCTGGAGATTTAATGGGAATGGACTTAGAGGAAATAGTTAATTCTCTTAAAAACAACTCGATTGAAAGGAGTATTTTATTATCAATATTAAATGCTGTAAGCGATATACCAAATCCTACTGAGGGAGACCCATTGGACACTTTAGAAGGAGGAAAACTATGTGTTTTTGGTTATTCACCTAAAGTTGATACTACGAAATTTTCCTCAATAGTTGCATACGATTTTGTAGCGAATAAAGAGGCTAATTTAGGTAAAATTATAATTAAGCCTTTTTCTTCATTTTCCAGTGAAGTTTGTGATTCTACAGTTATTTTTGGCTCAGCTTTGGTTAATGGTACTATTGATAAAATTGTAAAGTCTATTTCAACAAACAATTTAATCCTAGAAGGAATTTCTTCTGTTTATGCTCCGAAGACACTAAAGAATTATGGATTTTCTATGATAGGAAAAATAGTGGCTATTGATAAAATGAAGGCATTTAGAATAATTTGTGAGGGAGGGAGTCCCATAAAATTATCAACTTATACTAAGAAAATCTATGTTAAAATAAGTTAA
- a CDS encoding DUF2175 family protein yields the protein MSRPQTKWTCGFCGKPIYWDELFTFLSNKAVVHYTCLRERAVKTSKVSQDVIKVVLDSLEDELNKIVIYKQRINQVGDNEEIKKVLDQTEKDAEKNAAQFTRLVEKLSNVIG from the coding sequence ATGAGTAGGCCACAAACTAAATGGACATGTGGATTTTGCGGAAAACCAATTTATTGGGATGAGCTTTTCACTTTCTTATCTAATAAAGCAGTAGTTCATTATACATGCCTAAGAGAAAGAGCTGTAAAAACCAGCAAAGTAAGCCAAGATGTAATCAAAGTAGTTTTGGATTCTCTTGAAGATGAGTTAAATAAAATTGTGATATATAAGCAAAGAATTAATCAAGTAGGAGACAATGAAGAAATCAAAAAGGTTTTAGATCAAACAGAAAAAGACGCAGAAAAGAATGCTGCTCAATTCACTCGTCTAGTAGAAAAATTAAGTAATGTGATTGGTTAA
- a CDS encoding PadR family transcriptional regulator: MRKISLDRIKRGALRSLVLSSLAKKPMYVYEIIKNIHSETHGFYKPSPGSIYPVLKSLLKDGLVESFEDNGKRMYKLTEKGIEEFNRIKKEREDFFSSNSEIKREIVDVLFEIGYLIYINRENIDSEKLKQINTILQNCKKEVVSLFEKSK, encoded by the coding sequence ATGAGAAAAATCTCACTAGATCGCATAAAAAGAGGTGCACTTAGATCTTTAGTATTATCATCTTTGGCTAAGAAACCTATGTATGTTTATGAAATTATAAAAAATATTCATTCTGAAACTCATGGATTCTATAAACCCAGTCCAGGATCAATTTATCCAGTTTTAAAGTCTTTACTAAAGGATGGACTAGTTGAATCCTTTGAAGACAACGGGAAAAGAATGTACAAACTGACAGAAAAAGGAATAGAGGAATTTAACCGTATAAAGAAAGAACGTGAAGACTTCTTTTCTAGTAACAGCGAAATAAAAAGAGAAATAGTGGATGTTTTATTCGAAATCGGATATTTAATTTATATAAATAGAGAGAATATTGATAGTGAAAAACTTAAACAAATTAATACTATTTTGCAGAATTGTAAAAAAGAAGTTGTTAGCTTATTTGAGAAATCTAAGTAG
- a CDS encoding NAD(P)/FAD-dependent oxidoreductase, which translates to MKSVLVIGAGNAGTVVANNLAKDQNLSVTVVEPSEYHVYQPGIIDVAMGLEKEESIRKRVGNILNQKIQLIQDRAVKVDIENRKVITQKGKELTYDYLVLAPGVINREIGLPHWHNIDGAIKIREQVNSFNGKKIVVGYFGVIKCPMAPFEFAFLLRQKFPKADITLINPVSQPPELQKPMAEKLGKRAKELHIEVLRGVKIKELDKEKKIIYTEDGQSINYDLALVDTPIKVSDEFSNLVDQSGFIPVDKESLNYKNYSDVFVIGDATNILSPPKTGAIAHFQALTVAKNIINDVLGYGKEKFDGKAMCAGYAGYNEGMFVYMDYKKSKALGPSKIFDSAKRSFLHLYWYSLTGKIDFMLDLVSKLISGGPTITSQ; encoded by the coding sequence ATGAAAAGTGTATTAGTTATAGGAGCAGGTAATGCAGGAACTGTTGTTGCAAATAATTTAGCTAAAGATCAAAACTTAAGTGTAACAGTAGTAGAACCTTCAGAGTATCATGTATATCAGCCTGGAATAATAGATGTTGCCATGGGATTAGAAAAAGAGGAAAGTATTAGAAAAAGAGTAGGTAATATTTTAAATCAAAAGATTCAGTTAATTCAAGATAGAGCAGTCAAAGTTGACATAGAAAATAGAAAAGTTATAACTCAAAAAGGGAAAGAACTAACTTATGATTATTTAGTTTTAGCCCCTGGTGTTATAAATAGAGAAATAGGCTTACCTCATTGGCATAATATAGACGGTGCAATAAAAATAAGAGAACAAGTTAACTCTTTTAACGGTAAAAAAATTGTAGTTGGATATTTCGGAGTTATAAAGTGTCCAATGGCTCCCTTTGAGTTTGCCTTTTTATTAAGGCAGAAGTTTCCTAAAGCAGATATTACTTTAATTAATCCAGTTTCTCAACCTCCTGAATTACAAAAGCCTATGGCTGAGAAGCTTGGAAAAAGGGCTAAAGAGTTACATATAGAAGTCTTAAGAGGAGTGAAAATTAAGGAGTTAGATAAGGAAAAGAAAATAATTTATACCGAAGACGGGCAGAGTATTAACTACGATTTGGCTTTAGTTGATACACCAATAAAAGTTAGTGATGAGTTCTCAAATTTAGTAGATCAAAGCGGTTTTATTCCAGTAGATAAAGAGAGCTTAAACTACAAGAACTACTCTGATGTTTTTGTTATTGGAGATGCCACTAATATTCTATCACCACCAAAAACTGGGGCTATAGCTCATTTTCAAGCTCTTACTGTAGCTAAAAACATAATTAATGATGTATTAGGTTATGGAAAAGAAAAGTTTGATGGCAAAGCTATGTGTGCTGGATATGCTGGTTATAATGAAGGGATGTTTGTGTATATGGATTATAAGAAAAGCAAGGCGTTAGGTCCTTCAAAGATATTTGACTCTGCAAAAAGAAGCTTTCTACATTTGTATTGGTATTCACTTACTGGAAAAATTGATTTTATGTTAGATTTAGTTTCAAAACTAATCAGTGGTGGTCCGACAATCACCTCTCAGTAG